From the genome of Vibrio porteresiae DSM 19223, one region includes:
- the acnA gene encoding aconitate hydratase AcnA yields MSFVTTDFIKPFSWHNQEFHYIDLHQICGNKLTQLPYVMRLLLENAARHLQGAERDNTIQSVLSWLDNRSSDKEIPFQPGRVLMHDTTSTPALVDMAAMRDSLAEQDIDPTILNPLLQVDVSVDHSLAVEYFAEENAISKNLALEMKRNRERYQFLRWASQAFENVHINPPGTGIMHTINLEQLATVVKTEEKEGQQWVVPDMMLGTDSHTPMINGIGVLGWGVGGLEAQSVMFGVPTMLRIPDVVGVKLVGELDPMAQATDLALKVTHELRKLGVTGEFVEFYGPGVSTLTADDRSVVANMAPEYGATTGYFAIDDQTLAYLHRTGREKSSVELVQAYSQLNGLWFDAAQEPSYTRQIEIDLSAIQLQAAGPRRPQDLIHFGDIPQILTEKEKAPEFQHDLLPSFPITFAAITSCTNTSSPQQLIAAGLLARNANKYGMQVPSWVKTSLAPGSPAAASYLKRAGLLSELESLGFGIVGFGCTTCIGNPGPMPKVIADAQKAKQCKPVAAVSGNRNFPGRIHPDLELGFLMSPALVVAFAIAGDAKVNLANDPLFTDSQGNDVFLKDIWPTRQEITEFTQKALNADDFARDFAKASNNLLWQALEVEDSPLFPWDPASNTLRRPLFVDSSAGSLLGHYTAYPLLSLGDDVTTDHISPASAIPPDSFIADYLVARGEDRNDLNVFASRRGNWEVMMRGAFYNKSLKNKLCPEAPVGHTLHIPTNTIEPIWSVAQKYRDNHQPTVIVGGERYGMGSSRDWAAKGQQLLNVHAVIAVSYERIHRSNLIGMGILPLVITRYQWQTMGLTAGDTIEIVALPENVTPQASITIAVKRKDGAIDRLHATAAVETQLEAELLRKGGVFQFILQRFGCVK; encoded by the coding sequence ATGTCTTTCGTCACCACTGACTTTATTAAACCTTTTTCTTGGCACAACCAAGAATTTCATTACATCGATCTACACCAGATTTGCGGTAATAAACTCACTCAACTACCTTATGTGATGCGTCTATTACTAGAAAATGCTGCACGCCATTTGCAGGGTGCAGAACGTGATAACACTATTCAATCCGTCTTGTCATGGCTTGATAATCGCTCTAGCGATAAAGAGATCCCATTCCAACCAGGCCGTGTATTGATGCACGACACTACCAGCACACCGGCGCTCGTCGATATGGCGGCGATGCGTGATTCTCTGGCTGAACAAGATATCGATCCCACCATCCTCAACCCCTTGCTGCAAGTGGATGTATCCGTCGACCACTCACTCGCGGTTGAATATTTTGCCGAAGAAAACGCGATCAGCAAAAACCTCGCTTTAGAAATGAAGCGTAACCGTGAACGTTATCAGTTCCTACGTTGGGCAAGCCAAGCCTTTGAAAACGTGCATATCAATCCTCCAGGTACAGGGATTATGCACACCATCAACTTAGAGCAACTCGCCACAGTTGTGAAAACGGAAGAAAAAGAGGGTCAACAATGGGTGGTTCCTGACATGATGCTCGGAACAGATAGCCATACTCCGATGATTAATGGTATCGGTGTCCTTGGTTGGGGTGTTGGCGGCCTTGAAGCGCAAAGCGTGATGTTTGGTGTACCAACCATGCTCCGCATTCCTGATGTCGTGGGTGTGAAATTGGTAGGTGAATTGGATCCTATGGCTCAAGCAACCGACCTAGCCCTAAAAGTGACCCATGAATTACGTAAATTAGGTGTCACTGGTGAATTTGTTGAATTTTATGGCCCTGGCGTTTCAACGCTAACCGCGGATGACCGTAGTGTTGTCGCCAATATGGCACCAGAATACGGTGCAACCACGGGATACTTTGCCATTGACGATCAAACCCTCGCTTACTTACACCGCACTGGTCGTGAGAAGAGCAGTGTTGAACTGGTGCAAGCCTACAGCCAACTTAATGGTCTATGGTTCGATGCCGCGCAAGAACCAAGCTATACTCGCCAAATTGAGATCGATTTGAGCGCAATTCAGCTGCAAGCGGCAGGCCCAAGACGTCCGCAAGATTTAATTCACTTTGGTGATATTCCTCAGATCTTGACCGAGAAAGAAAAGGCACCAGAATTCCAACACGATCTGCTGCCCTCTTTCCCAATTACCTTTGCTGCAATTACTAGCTGTACTAATACCTCAAGCCCACAGCAATTGATCGCGGCGGGTTTACTCGCTCGTAACGCCAATAAGTACGGTATGCAAGTGCCAAGCTGGGTAAAAACATCCCTGGCCCCGGGGTCACCCGCAGCCGCCAGCTACTTAAAACGCGCAGGGTTGCTGTCTGAACTTGAATCCTTGGGCTTTGGCATTGTGGGATTTGGCTGTACGACCTGTATCGGTAACCCAGGACCGATGCCTAAAGTGATTGCTGATGCTCAAAAAGCCAAGCAATGCAAACCCGTCGCGGCTGTTTCGGGTAACCGTAACTTCCCTGGTCGTATTCACCCAGATCTTGAGCTGGGATTTTTGATGTCTCCAGCCTTGGTGGTCGCTTTTGCAATCGCAGGAGATGCCAAGGTTAACTTAGCCAACGACCCCCTCTTTACCGATTCACAAGGTAACGACGTCTTCTTGAAAGATATCTGGCCAACTCGCCAAGAAATCACTGAATTCACCCAAAAAGCGCTCAACGCTGATGACTTTGCCCGTGATTTTGCCAAGGCCAGTAATAACTTATTGTGGCAAGCTCTTGAGGTGGAAGATTCACCACTCTTCCCATGGGACCCAGCATCCAATACGCTGCGTCGCCCCCTGTTTGTCGACAGTTCCGCAGGCTCATTGCTCGGCCACTATACGGCCTACCCACTTTTGTCATTAGGTGATGACGTCACTACTGACCACATATCACCTGCGAGTGCCATTCCGCCAGACAGTTTCATCGCCGATTATTTGGTGGCACGCGGAGAAGATCGCAACGATTTGAATGTGTTTGCCTCCCGACGTGGTAACTGGGAAGTGATGATGCGTGGTGCGTTTTATAACAAAAGTTTGAAAAATAAGCTCTGCCCTGAAGCGCCCGTAGGTCATACGCTGCATATTCCAACCAACACCATCGAGCCCATTTGGTCTGTGGCGCAAAAATACCGAGACAACCACCAGCCAACGGTGATTGTCGGCGGCGAACGTTATGGTATGGGCTCATCACGCGATTGGGCAGCGAAAGGTCAGCAATTACTTAATGTTCACGCGGTGATCGCCGTAAGTTACGAACGTATCCACCGTTCCAACCTAATTGGTATGGGGATTTTGCCGCTAGTGATTACGCGATATCAGTGGCAAACCATGGGATTAACAGCAGGCGATACCATCGAAATTGTCGCTTTACCGGAAAATGTGACACCTCAAGCGAGCATTACTATTGCGGTAAAACGCAAAGATGGTGCCATCGATCGGCTGCATGCAACCGCAGCAGTAGAGACACAACTTGAGGCAGAGCTGCTACGTAAAGGTGGGGTATTCCAATTTATTTTGCAACGCTTTGGCTGTGTAAAGTAA
- a CDS encoding NAD(P)-dependent oxidoreductase → MVTNKKIVLMYKGSKSIPDLIVDRIKDRTPAGFELHVCTNDTPVDERRAMIDGAEYLVNYSVPFEDFDKAGSLRFVQLLSAGADLLDLNRFKQLDIPVANNGSVNAPTVAEHTILMMLSLLKKLPIHHNSMVNGEWLGHKYALELGELCSKRVGIIGFGNIGQRVARIVKAFGGDVVYTDRGPVDERIETELNTKWLPLDELLVSSDIITLHIPLFEATRNMIGEKQFALMKPTALLINTARGPIVNQEALTNALKNRTIGGAGLDAFHTEPLPSDDELRSLDNVILTPHVAGTSIDNWQRRIDFAFNNIQNVDKGMPANAIINQR, encoded by the coding sequence ATGGTAACGAATAAAAAGATTGTCCTGATGTACAAAGGAAGCAAAAGTATTCCTGACCTGATCGTTGATCGCATCAAAGACAGAACACCGGCTGGTTTTGAATTACACGTGTGTACCAATGACACGCCAGTTGATGAGCGCCGAGCCATGATTGATGGGGCTGAATACCTAGTAAACTACAGTGTTCCGTTTGAGGATTTTGATAAAGCGGGATCATTACGTTTTGTGCAATTGCTCAGTGCAGGAGCAGACTTGCTCGACCTTAACCGCTTCAAACAACTCGATATTCCTGTTGCAAATAACGGTAGTGTGAATGCACCGACCGTTGCAGAACACACCATTTTAATGATGTTAAGTTTGCTCAAAAAACTACCTATTCATCATAACAGCATGGTGAATGGTGAATGGCTAGGTCACAAATATGCACTTGAACTGGGAGAGCTTTGCAGTAAACGGGTCGGCATTATCGGTTTTGGTAATATCGGCCAACGCGTTGCTCGTATTGTCAAAGCGTTCGGTGGTGACGTGGTTTATACCGACCGTGGTCCGGTCGATGAACGTATCGAAACCGAGCTCAATACTAAGTGGTTACCACTTGATGAGCTATTAGTAAGCTCTGACATCATTACCCTGCACATTCCTCTTTTTGAAGCCACGCGCAATATGATTGGTGAAAAACAATTTGCACTGATGAAACCAACAGCCCTTCTGATCAATACCGCACGCGGTCCAATTGTGAATCAGGAAGCTCTAACTAACGCTCTGAAAAACCGCACTATTGGCGGCGCAGGCTTAGATGCCTTTCACACAGAACCTCTGCCAAGTGACGATGAATTGCGCTCTCTCGACAACGTGATTTTAACGCCACACGTTGCAGGAACATCGATTGATAACTGGCAACGACGCATTGATTTCGCGTTCAACAATATTCAGAACGTGGACAAAGGAATGCCCGCTAACGCAATTATAAATCAACGATAA
- a CDS encoding bifunctional aconitate hydratase 2/2-methylisocitrate dehydratase, whose translation MLSAYFEMKQARDALGIAPKPLNEQDTQEVANALLDASLPREEQVKWLELLTKRVPPGVDEAAKVKAQFLHQIAAGQLTSPVLNSAQAIELLGTMQGGYNVALLISLLKQPIYAAQAAQALKHTVLMFDGLDKVAQLAKQNNKAAAELINSWAQGEWFTDKAPVPEKMTLTVFKVPGEINTDDFSPAQDAWSRPDIPLHAQAMLKMPREGMVDNPLKCINKLKENGYPIAFVGDVVGTGSSRKSAANSLLWHIGHDIPFVPNKRSGGVVLGQTIAPIFYNTLEDAGALPIEADVSKLNTGLIIDVYPHQGEIRDHKTNELITTFQLKSDMLLDSVRAGGRIPLILGRQLTDDSREHLHLPQSSLFVRPMQIEKECGFTLAQKIVGKACGVDGVYPGQYCQPKVTSVGSQDTTGPMTRDEIKDLACLSFKADLVLQTFCHTAPYPRPIDAENHRTMPAFFEPRGGVAIKPGDGIIHSWLNRMILPDTVGTGGDSHTRFPMGISFPAGSGLVAFAAATGMMPLDMPESVLVRFKGEIQEGITLRDLVHSIPYFAQKEGLLSVEKANKKNIFAGKVIEIEGVSQLSVEQAFELADATAERSAAGCTIALDEHQVATYLRSNVTLLNWMISQGYENKATLAKRVVAMEEWLANPTLLKADKNAEYAVVLEIDVSQIKEPLLCCPNDPDDVKTLSDVANTPIDEAFIGSCMTNIGHFRAAATVFEHTQGKTASKTWIAPPTKMDEQQLKGEGIYSVFAQRTELPGCSLCMGNQAQVNENATVISTSTRNFPNRLGKGSQVYLGSAELAAVTAMLGHLPTPEQYFAMTQPLRIQSEQIYTYLDFSTIDNYVHPASHTERSMIELVHNN comes from the coding sequence ATGTTGAGTGCCTATTTTGAAATGAAACAAGCGCGTGATGCCCTTGGTATCGCACCAAAACCGTTAAACGAACAAGATACCCAAGAGGTTGCTAACGCTTTACTCGATGCAAGCTTGCCAAGAGAGGAGCAAGTTAAATGGCTGGAACTGCTGACCAAACGTGTGCCACCGGGTGTGGATGAAGCGGCGAAAGTGAAAGCTCAATTTCTCCATCAAATTGCAGCGGGTCAATTAACGTCGCCAGTGCTCAATTCGGCACAAGCGATTGAATTATTGGGAACGATGCAAGGGGGTTACAATGTAGCACTGCTCATTAGCCTATTAAAACAGCCAATCTATGCCGCTCAAGCTGCGCAAGCGTTGAAGCATACTGTCTTGATGTTTGATGGATTAGATAAAGTGGCTCAGCTTGCCAAGCAAAATAACAAGGCAGCGGCTGAACTCATCAACTCATGGGCACAAGGTGAATGGTTTACCGATAAAGCGCCAGTACCAGAAAAAATGACATTAACGGTATTTAAGGTTCCGGGCGAAATTAATACCGATGATTTTTCGCCTGCTCAAGATGCTTGGTCTCGTCCTGATATTCCGCTTCATGCTCAAGCTATGCTAAAAATGCCCCGTGAAGGTATGGTTGATAACCCATTAAAATGCATCAATAAATTAAAAGAGAATGGCTATCCAATTGCGTTCGTAGGCGATGTGGTGGGGACAGGTTCATCACGTAAATCTGCGGCGAACTCACTACTTTGGCATATTGGTCACGATATTCCCTTTGTTCCGAATAAACGCAGTGGTGGAGTGGTACTAGGCCAAACCATTGCGCCCATTTTCTACAACACATTAGAAGATGCAGGGGCACTGCCAATTGAAGCCGATGTATCAAAGCTGAACACAGGGCTGATCATCGATGTGTATCCGCACCAAGGTGAAATTCGCGATCATAAAACCAATGAGCTTATTACTACTTTCCAACTTAAGTCCGATATGCTGCTCGACAGTGTCCGAGCGGGTGGTCGTATTCCATTGATTTTGGGACGTCAATTGACTGACGACAGCCGAGAACATTTACACTTACCTCAATCTTCTTTGTTTGTTCGTCCAATGCAAATAGAAAAAGAGTGCGGTTTTACCTTAGCGCAAAAGATCGTTGGTAAAGCGTGTGGTGTTGATGGTGTCTATCCTGGTCAATATTGCCAACCCAAAGTGACTTCAGTGGGTTCGCAGGACACAACCGGCCCGATGACTCGTGATGAAATTAAAGATTTAGCATGCCTATCCTTTAAAGCCGACTTGGTATTGCAAACATTCTGCCATACCGCACCCTACCCAAGACCTATCGATGCGGAAAACCATCGCACCATGCCCGCGTTTTTTGAACCACGCGGCGGGGTCGCAATTAAACCGGGAGATGGCATTATTCACTCATGGCTTAACCGCATGATTTTGCCTGATACCGTCGGTACAGGTGGTGACTCTCATACTCGTTTCCCGATGGGGATCTCGTTCCCTGCAGGTTCTGGGCTAGTCGCATTTGCGGCAGCAACGGGCATGATGCCACTGGATATGCCTGAGTCAGTCTTGGTGCGTTTCAAGGGGGAAATACAAGAGGGGATTACGCTGCGCGATCTGGTCCATTCAATTCCTTATTTTGCCCAAAAAGAAGGGCTGTTAAGTGTCGAGAAAGCAAATAAAAAGAACATCTTTGCTGGTAAAGTGATTGAAATCGAAGGTGTATCTCAGCTCTCGGTTGAACAGGCATTTGAGCTAGCAGATGCAACGGCTGAACGTTCTGCTGCGGGTTGTACGATTGCGCTTGATGAACACCAAGTAGCGACGTATCTGCGTTCGAACGTTACATTACTCAATTGGATGATCTCGCAAGGTTATGAGAACAAAGCAACGCTAGCCAAACGTGTCGTTGCAATGGAAGAGTGGTTAGCAAATCCAACCTTGTTAAAAGCGGACAAAAATGCCGAGTACGCAGTGGTACTTGAGATTGATGTTAGCCAGATTAAAGAGCCATTGCTCTGCTGTCCGAATGACCCAGATGACGTAAAAACACTGTCCGATGTTGCCAATACGCCAATTGATGAAGCCTTTATTGGTTCATGCATGACCAATATCGGTCACTTTAGAGCGGCGGCGACCGTTTTCGAACATACTCAAGGTAAAACGGCGAGTAAAACCTGGATTGCACCACCCACTAAAATGGATGAACAGCAGCTGAAAGGAGAAGGTATCTACAGTGTGTTTGCTCAACGCACCGAGCTACCGGGCTGTTCACTTTGCATGGGTAACCAAGCGCAAGTTAATGAAAATGCCACGGTCATTTCTACTTCGACTCGTAACTTCCCCAACCGTTTAGGTAAGGGATCACAGGTCTATTTAGGCTCTGCCGAGTTAGCCGCCGTGACAGCAATGCTTGGTCATTTACCAACACCCGAGCAGTATTTTGCAATGACGCAACCGCTACGCATTCAATCTGAGCAGATATACACATATCTTGATTTCAGTACGATAGATAACTACGTTCATCCAGCAAGTCACACAGAGCGTTCGATGATAGAACTTGTTCATAATAATTAG
- a CDS encoding LysR family transcriptional regulator, whose product MLKLIRQFKVVGDIRNITKASEIIGISQPTLTQNISRLEKTLGVTLLTRNKNSIELTDAGMTLYINSIDTINSYEKLISSVTGLAENKRQICTIGCGFNWTHTRIFDSIKAVTTQHSEITFNIKNDDTVKLQEELLLNSCDIAMGTIPERLVQHKEIAYLPVFYTHFLVFVAQDHPLLSQETVDNNDLANYQWITVRYANEPEINDRVYASIMPLDTIQFNCQSVTAALKLAQDSNRLIFLYNLFEETAKEYGLVPLPSSLTYKTLPVGVMYLTKNKLAEKLATEIIDHINSQH is encoded by the coding sequence ATGCTTAAGTTAATTCGTCAATTTAAAGTGGTGGGCGATATCCGTAACATCACTAAAGCAAGTGAAATTATAGGCATATCTCAACCTACTTTGACGCAAAATATTTCTCGATTAGAAAAAACATTAGGTGTCACATTATTAACTCGTAACAAAAATAGTATCGAGTTAACTGATGCAGGAATGACGTTGTATATTAATTCTATTGATACCATCAATTCTTATGAAAAATTAATTTCCAGCGTAACGGGTCTTGCAGAAAATAAACGTCAGATATGCACTATTGGTTGTGGCTTTAACTGGACTCATACCCGTATATTTGACTCAATCAAAGCGGTGACGACTCAACATAGCGAGATCACGTTCAACATCAAAAATGATGACACCGTAAAACTGCAGGAAGAGTTGCTACTGAACAGCTGTGATATCGCCATGGGCACTATCCCAGAACGACTGGTGCAACATAAAGAGATCGCCTATTTGCCGGTGTTTTATACACACTTTTTGGTGTTTGTCGCTCAAGATCACCCTTTACTGAGCCAAGAAACTGTCGATAACAACGACTTAGCAAACTACCAATGGATAACCGTTCGTTATGCCAATGAGCCAGAAATCAATGACCGTGTGTACGCGTCGATCATGCCATTGGATACTATCCAGTTTAACTGTCAGTCAGTGACCGCGGCATTAAAGCTGGCGCAAGATTCAAACCGTCTCATTTTCCTGTACAATCTTTTCGAAGAGACCGCCAAAGAGTATGGCTTAGTACCGTTACCCTCATCGCTAACGTATAAAACATTACCCGTCGGCGTGATGTATTTGACGAAAAATAAGCTCGCCGAAAAACTGGCAACGGAGATCATCGATCATATTAATAGTCAACATTAG
- a CDS encoding sulfatase family protein, with the protein MKKKILAGMIAVACSPMAMHVAPVQAAQQSQAEPNIVYIIVDDQRYDAMGFIGGEAVTPNMDKLAKEGTYFKNAFVTTSLSGPSRASVLTGMYAHNHGMVDNNKNPDVFKLHYFPELLKKAGYQTGFFGKWHFGGVEEEAKPGFAGFDKWVGFIGSNAQGNYYPIDATGKPSMLNVDGKLVKQKGYITDELTDYAVDWLDHRDKKKPFMLYLGHKGVHADFLPAPRHIGKLAGKHYEKPDTYANTEENYKGKPRWLRDQRNSWHGIDYPYDMKIDLDKFKEDYYETLMSVDDSVGRVMKYLKDHNLDKNTIVMVMGDNGFQFGEHGIIDKRTAYEESIRVPLIAMGPGFDKGRVVNDIVANIDIAPTILDAAHIKAPSNYDGSSFLPLASGKQPATPRAKDFVYEYFWEYNFPYTPTTFAVRTDNYKYINYYGVWDTEELYDIKNDPHEKHNLIESNDPKIADVRVKLRHELFAKLKNHEGKNNIPYNERLSTGILFRHGPEGKKAADFPDSWLRGYDPADKYFGFFPDVADKEKAYGAFSDGLKRTQEYIQKTYMQKEETK; encoded by the coding sequence ATGAAGAAAAAAATATTAGCGGGAATGATAGCCGTTGCCTGTTCGCCAATGGCGATGCACGTAGCTCCTGTCCAAGCGGCGCAGCAGAGTCAAGCTGAGCCAAACATCGTTTACATTATCGTTGACGACCAACGTTATGATGCGATGGGCTTCATCGGTGGTGAAGCCGTAACGCCTAACATGGATAAATTGGCGAAAGAAGGGACTTATTTCAAAAATGCCTTCGTTACCACATCACTGAGTGGTCCAAGCCGCGCAAGTGTGCTGACGGGTATGTACGCTCATAACCATGGCATGGTTGATAACAACAAAAACCCCGATGTATTCAAACTCCACTATTTCCCAGAATTGCTGAAAAAAGCGGGTTACCAAACCGGTTTCTTCGGTAAATGGCACTTTGGTGGTGTCGAAGAAGAAGCAAAACCAGGTTTCGCTGGCTTTGATAAATGGGTTGGTTTTATCGGTTCGAATGCCCAGGGTAACTACTACCCTATCGATGCAACCGGTAAACCTTCAATGCTTAACGTTGACGGCAAGCTAGTGAAACAGAAAGGGTACATCACCGATGAACTGACGGATTACGCAGTAGATTGGCTAGACCATCGCGATAAGAAAAAACCATTTATGTTGTACCTAGGTCATAAAGGGGTTCACGCGGACTTCCTACCTGCACCGCGTCACATTGGTAAATTAGCTGGTAAACATTACGAAAAACCAGATACTTACGCGAATACAGAAGAGAACTACAAAGGTAAACCTCGTTGGCTGCGTGATCAACGTAACAGCTGGCACGGTATCGATTACCCATACGATATGAAAATCGACTTAGATAAATTCAAAGAAGATTACTACGAAACCTTGATGTCAGTGGATGACAGCGTTGGTCGCGTAATGAAATATCTAAAAGATCATAATCTTGATAAAAATACTATCGTGATGGTAATGGGTGATAATGGTTTCCAATTTGGTGAACACGGTATCATTGATAAACGTACTGCTTACGAAGAATCTATCCGCGTTCCACTGATTGCGATGGGGCCAGGCTTTGATAAAGGTCGTGTAGTGAATGACATCGTGGCTAACATCGATATCGCACCAACCATTTTGGATGCAGCACATATCAAAGCACCAAGCAACTATGATGGTTCTAGCTTCTTACCACTTGCGTCCGGTAAGCAACCAGCAACTCCTCGTGCTAAAGACTTTGTTTACGAGTACTTCTGGGAATACAACTTCCCATACACGCCAACCACATTTGCCGTCCGTACTGACAACTACAAGTACATCAACTACTACGGTGTTTGGGACACAGAAGAACTGTATGACATCAAGAACGACCCACACGAAAAACACAATTTGATCGAATCAAACGATCCAAAAATTGCCGATGTTCGTGTGAAATTGCGTCATGAACTGTTTGCTAAACTGAAAAACCATGAAGGTAAGAACAACATTCCTTACAACGAACGTTTGTCTACCGGTATCTTGTTCCGTCATGGTCCTGAAGGTAAGAAAGCGGCTGACTTCCCTGACAGCTGGCTACGGGGTTATGACCCAGCAGATAAGTATTTCGGATTCTTCCCAGACGTGGCAGACAAAGAGAAAGCGTACGGCGCATTCTCTGATGGTCTGAAACGTACTCAGGAGTACATCCAAAAAACTTACATGCAAAAAGAAGAAACAAAATAA
- a CDS encoding anaerobic sulfatase maturase: MKSINNFQMIAKPSGSVCNIDCTYCFYLEKEKLYPDRKNRWKMDDETLAAYVQKQIQSQKGEVVDFIWQGGEPTLLGIDFFAKALALQEQYKGGKKIQNFFQTNAIKIDDEWVTFLGKHQFLVGVSIDGDREVNDKYRISRSGKSTFDEVLKGIECLKKHKVEFNTLTVVNEFNVRKPLETYQFLKSIGSQFMQFIPLVERKAKEADENGLTLIQPDFTGQCDVTPWSVPSKAYGAFLNKIFDYWVVNDFNRIFVMNFEQTMSQMIGRSAACVFSETCGSDLVMEANGDVYSCDHFVYPEHKLGNLHHHDLEAMVNSPQNLAFGESKKTNISRDCLDCPVKQACNGGCPKHRFQISSDGKPNKNYLCEGFKTHFTHVLPKMVGIFELMEREITPKQIKAAMKKRFY; this comes from the coding sequence ATGAAATCGATTAATAACTTCCAGATGATCGCCAAACCCAGTGGCTCAGTCTGTAACATTGACTGTACCTACTGTTTCTATTTGGAAAAAGAGAAGCTTTATCCCGATAGAAAAAACCGCTGGAAAATGGACGATGAGACTTTAGCGGCATATGTCCAAAAACAGATTCAATCGCAGAAAGGTGAAGTGGTTGATTTCATATGGCAGGGTGGAGAACCGACTCTGCTCGGCATTGACTTTTTTGCTAAAGCGCTTGCGTTGCAAGAGCAATATAAGGGCGGCAAAAAGATTCAGAATTTCTTCCAAACCAACGCGATTAAAATCGACGATGAATGGGTCACCTTTTTAGGTAAGCACCAATTCTTAGTGGGCGTTTCTATCGATGGTGATCGTGAAGTCAATGATAAGTATCGTATCTCCCGTTCGGGGAAAAGCACCTTTGATGAGGTATTGAAAGGCATCGAGTGTCTGAAAAAACACAAGGTGGAATTTAATACGCTCACGGTAGTTAACGAATTCAACGTACGTAAGCCGCTCGAAACCTATCAGTTTTTAAAAAGCATCGGCAGCCAATTTATGCAGTTTATTCCGCTGGTGGAACGTAAAGCGAAAGAGGCGGATGAAAATGGCTTAACCCTGATTCAACCGGATTTTACTGGCCAGTGTGATGTGACGCCTTGGTCTGTTCCTTCAAAAGCTTACGGCGCATTCCTCAATAAAATTTTCGATTATTGGGTCGTGAACGATTTTAACCGCATCTTCGTGATGAATTTTGAACAGACCATGTCTCAAATGATTGGCCGTTCGGCTGCCTGTGTGTTTAGTGAAACCTGCGGTAGCGATTTGGTCATGGAAGCCAATGGTGATGTGTACTCGTGCGACCACTTTGTGTATCCAGAACACAAGTTAGGTAACTTACATCACCACGATTTGGAAGCGATGGTCAACTCACCACAAAACTTAGCTTTTGGTGAAAGTAAGAAAACCAACATCAGCCGTGACTGTCTCGACTGCCCTGTGAAACAAGCTTGCAATGGCGGCTGCCCTAAACATCGTTTCCAAATTTCGAGCGATGGTAAACCCAACAAAAACTATCTGTGTGAAGGGTTCAAAACGCACTTCACTCATGTGCTGCCGAAAATGGTCGGCATTTTTGAACTAATGGAACGAGAAATCACCCCTAAACAAATAAAGGCCGCAATGAAGAAGCGGTTCTACTAA
- a CDS encoding GNAT family N-acetyltransferase produces the protein MRQATVSEFDVIYALGFDVWGEGLSFPDYLSLCRSSQKYQRGTWYVLTQDERIVAAAIIYGCGHFGLGVGCYGLGSLATSHLHRRQGYGAALTKAIGKMLLERPETKAIYLHSDIDPQFYQKLGYRRIGDSQCLYLAKEQQSMPDTIPDYF, from the coding sequence ATCAGACAAGCAACGGTAAGCGAATTTGATGTAATTTACGCTCTCGGTTTTGATGTTTGGGGGGAGGGATTATCTTTCCCTGACTATTTATCTCTGTGTCGCAGCAGTCAAAAATATCAACGTGGCACATGGTATGTATTAACCCAAGATGAGCGAATTGTCGCAGCTGCTATTATTTATGGTTGCGGACATTTTGGTTTAGGCGTGGGCTGTTATGGGCTAGGATCACTCGCCACTTCTCATTTGCACCGCCGCCAAGGGTATGGCGCTGCACTTACCAAAGCGATTGGCAAGATGTTGTTAGAACGACCAGAAACAAAAGCGATCTATCTACATAGTGATATTGATCCTCAGTTTTACCAGAAGCTCGGTTACCGCCGTATTGGTGATTCACAATGCCTCTATCTAGCGAAAGAGCAACAATCTATGCCTGATACAATTCCCGATTATTTTTAG